One Nicotiana sylvestris chromosome 12, ASM39365v2, whole genome shotgun sequence genomic window carries:
- the LOC104242220 gene encoding zinc finger protein 8-like, giving the protein MDRRDIETHDFMNVESFSQLPFIRPAPTKEKAAIKLFGKELGGREESKSVDSNDHSDQESKDSTVNVSDNRKFVCNYCCRNFPTSQALGGHQNAHKRERQNAKRAQRQPPNFHIGNVNGTYFHSSRSSTTSFYGSRHVYNGSHYSQAHTINGSPLAFWRSHSSPLSNYARDRSKMIDPLPMYVNGNLKTNSSSISLSRFGYELKEGVQDHVSLDLHL; this is encoded by the coding sequence ATGGATAGGAGAGATATTGAAACTCACGATTTCATGAACGTGGAATCTTTCTCCCAACTGCCCTTTATTAGGCCAGCACCAACAAAAGAAAAGGCAGCCATTAAGCTTTTTGGGAAAGAATTAGGTGGTCGTGAGGAATCTAAATCTGTCGATTCCAATGACCATAGTGATCAAGAATCAAAAGACAGTACTGTCAATGTCTCCGACAACCGAAAATTTGTatgtaactattgttgtaggaatTTCCCAACTTCACAAGCACTAGGAGGCCATCAAAATGCACATAAAAGAGAACGTCAGAATGCCAAAAGAGCTCAACGTCAGCCACCAAATTTTCATATTGGAAATGTTAATGGCACTTATTTTCATAGTTCCAGGAGCAGTACTACTAGCTTTTATGGAAGTCGTCATGTTTATAATGGTAGCCATTATTCTCAAGCTCATACTATAAATGGAAGTCCCTTGGCCTTTTGGAGAAGCCATTCTTCTCCTCTTTCTAATTATGCTCGTGACCGTTCCAAGATGATAGATCCATTGCCAATGTATGTTAATGGAAATTTGAAGACCAATAGCAGCTCGATTTCTTTAAGCCGATTTGGGTATGAACTGAAGGAAGGAGTTCAAGATCATGTGAGTTTAGATCTACACTTGTAA